A section of the Roseomonas marmotae genome encodes:
- a CDS encoding DAHL domain-containing protein, translating to MRRMLLSSFIAVLVLLTFLLQRAGTPDEIRHERVLGALRTIDLMNASLQRDVLRARAGLLSDYDPLSAMSSTLDRQAELLASEVPELRTQTAALRSALEEQNDRLERFKTQNALVQNSRRVFERAVREIIGPGGGMADGAAEVIRLATSVLRLTSDPPSALPAEVMTAARHLATLPEAERYATLIAHARVIATALPAVNASLKALQEGPVVQPAQQFHEAYLQAYGRISARARMFRLALYSAAIALAAYTLFLVLRLERQARHLRQQLAVETLVAKTSSALLNQPQGKIGECIIPALAKIGEHFGIDRVRIILKDAPEGVNGHHEWARQNAAPGEAGMELMQLLDNWPLDEHGVAIVADVGRLQPGPARTLLRRLGLQSWMAVTIGPSQRSRGMLSLEDTAAAMTSSNRHAAALYTLANLFGGAFAREEAAAEQEALRTRLAHAERLEALGTLAGGIAHEFNNTLGSMLGHAELALGALRRSGAAHRYVSQILSSGGHAKAVVDQILTFSRAPAWRREPLRPQPVVQEALEMIRVSLPRDVTLSLAMDAPEAVISGDAVGLRQIVVNLGHNAAQAMGEEGVVKVSCSTALLPYATTLSHGELAAGTYFRLAVADTGSGIPPTLLARIFEPFFTTKGPGQGTGLGLAVVHGIVMGHGGALDVQSRLGEGTTFSVYLPLTEAEPVAPRRSVHCAVPKGAGEAILLVEPDQQQLLLAEEMVAALGYEPVGAGSAAAAWERLRAAPDDFNLVMAASGASPDDVVAFTRQVRDLRPELPIVLMAEEGDPGPWRRKRAGIAGIVSRPLQFRPLGELLNRYIARSPAPQAGDRP from the coding sequence ATGCGACGCATGCTTCTGTCATCATTCATCGCGGTTCTGGTGTTATTGACCTTTCTATTGCAGCGGGCCGGAACGCCGGACGAGATCCGGCATGAACGGGTACTCGGTGCCCTGCGCACCATCGACCTGATGAATGCGTCGCTGCAGCGCGATGTCCTGCGCGCACGTGCTGGCCTGCTGTCCGATTATGACCCGCTCTCGGCAATGAGCAGCACGCTGGACCGGCAGGCCGAACTCCTCGCTTCCGAGGTCCCGGAGCTAAGAACCCAGACCGCCGCGCTGCGTTCCGCCCTTGAAGAGCAGAATGACCGGCTGGAACGATTCAAGACCCAGAATGCGCTGGTGCAGAATTCCCGACGGGTGTTCGAACGCGCGGTGCGCGAGATCATTGGCCCCGGCGGTGGAATGGCCGATGGTGCCGCCGAGGTCATCCGCCTGGCTACCAGTGTGCTGCGCCTGACCAGCGACCCGCCGAGTGCGCTGCCGGCAGAGGTGATGACGGCGGCCCGTCACCTCGCCACCCTGCCGGAGGCTGAGCGCTACGCGACGCTGATCGCGCATGCGCGGGTCATCGCCACGGCCCTGCCAGCCGTCAATGCCAGCCTCAAGGCCTTGCAGGAGGGGCCTGTCGTGCAACCGGCACAACAGTTCCACGAGGCATATCTCCAGGCTTACGGCCGGATCTCGGCACGTGCCAGGATGTTCCGGCTGGCGCTGTACAGTGCCGCCATCGCACTGGCTGCATACACTCTCTTTCTTGTCCTGCGCCTGGAACGGCAAGCGCGGCACCTTCGTCAGCAGCTGGCTGTCGAAACACTGGTCGCGAAGACATCCTCTGCCCTGCTGAACCAACCCCAGGGGAAGATCGGCGAATGCATCATCCCAGCTCTCGCCAAGATCGGCGAGCATTTCGGCATTGACCGGGTCCGCATTATCCTCAAGGACGCGCCGGAGGGCGTGAATGGCCATCATGAATGGGCTCGTCAGAATGCCGCCCCTGGCGAAGCAGGGATGGAGCTCATGCAACTTCTCGACAACTGGCCGCTGGATGAACACGGAGTCGCCATCGTCGCTGATGTCGGCCGGCTGCAGCCAGGGCCAGCCAGAACGCTTCTCCGGCGACTTGGCCTGCAGTCCTGGATGGCGGTGACGATTGGCCCCTCCCAGCGCAGCCGCGGCATGCTCTCCCTGGAGGATACGGCCGCGGCCATGACCTCCAGCAACCGGCATGCCGCAGCCCTGTACACACTGGCCAATCTTTTCGGCGGAGCCTTCGCGCGGGAAGAAGCCGCAGCCGAACAGGAGGCCCTCCGGACGCGCCTCGCGCATGCGGAGCGCCTTGAAGCCCTCGGGACGCTCGCAGGCGGCATCGCGCATGAGTTCAACAACACCCTTGGCTCAATGCTGGGCCATGCCGAGCTGGCGCTCGGCGCCCTGAGACGGAGCGGCGCCGCGCATCGCTACGTGTCGCAGATCCTGAGCAGCGGAGGCCATGCCAAGGCCGTGGTCGACCAGATCCTGACGTTCAGCCGTGCTCCCGCATGGCGGCGCGAACCGCTGCGCCCGCAGCCGGTAGTGCAGGAGGCTTTGGAGATGATCCGGGTTTCCCTTCCCCGCGATGTCACACTTTCCCTGGCCATGGATGCGCCCGAAGCCGTGATCAGCGGCGATGCGGTGGGACTGCGGCAGATCGTCGTGAATCTCGGGCACAATGCCGCCCAGGCCATGGGCGAAGAGGGGGTGGTCAAGGTGTCTTGCAGCACTGCCTTGCTCCCATACGCAACGACGCTGTCGCACGGGGAGCTCGCCGCCGGCACATATTTCCGCCTGGCGGTGGCAGATACCGGAAGCGGGATTCCACCCACGCTGCTGGCCCGCATCTTTGAACCCTTCTTCACCACCAAGGGTCCAGGCCAGGGCACGGGGCTGGGGCTTGCCGTCGTCCACGGCATCGTCATGGGACACGGCGGCGCGCTCGACGTGCAGAGCCGCCTTGGCGAGGGCACTACCTTCTCCGTCTACCTGCCGCTGACCGAGGCCGAGCCGGTGGCCCCGCGCCGCAGCGTCCATTGCGCCGTGCCGAAGGGCGCGGGTGAGGCGATTCTGTTGGTCGAGCCCGACCAGCAACAATTGCTTCTGGCCGAGGAGATGGTTGCGGCGCTGGGCTACGAGCCGGTCGGAGCCGGAAGTGCGGCTGCGGCCTGGGAAAGGCTGCGCGCTGCGCCAGACGATTTCAACCTGGTCATGGCGGCGAGCGGCGCCTCGCCCGATGACGTCGTGGCATTCACGCGACAGGTCCGTGATCTGCGTCCTGAACTCCCCATCGTCCTCATGGCCGAAGAAGGCGATCCAGGACCGTGGCGGCGGAAACGGGCCGGCATAGCCGGCATTGTATCGAGGCCGCTCCAGTTCCGCCCACTCGGTGAGTTACTGAACCGGTATATCGCCCGCAGCCCAGCGCCGCAGGCCGGAGATAGGCCATGA
- a CDS encoding response regulator: MIPAHILVVDDDASMRQMIRDYLTGHAFTVTAVANGAEMVRIIRAHPVDLIILDLQLAEEDGLELLRRIGPLTGAPVIIITGHRTDEIDKVVGLELGADDYLPKPFGLRELLARVRVILRRGEAADRRIATRQANLRYRFQGWELDLKRRHLIAPDGETMRLTRGEFNLLHVFLRTPQQILSRDQLLAGSRGNDQDIYDRSIDVVILRLRRKLEKDPSQPSLIRTERGLGYVFTATVDVLREGYPREPAASGRKALL; this comes from the coding sequence ATGATCCCCGCGCATATCCTCGTCGTCGACGACGACGCCTCCATGCGGCAGATGATCCGGGACTACCTCACAGGCCATGCCTTCACGGTAACAGCAGTCGCGAACGGCGCCGAGATGGTCCGCATCATCCGCGCGCACCCAGTCGATCTCATCATCCTTGATCTGCAGCTGGCCGAGGAGGATGGGCTGGAACTGCTCCGCCGTATCGGCCCTCTGACGGGTGCTCCGGTGATCATCATCACCGGTCACCGTACAGATGAAATCGACAAGGTCGTCGGGCTGGAACTCGGCGCGGATGACTATCTTCCGAAGCCTTTCGGGCTACGTGAATTGCTGGCACGGGTGCGGGTCATTCTGCGCCGTGGAGAGGCCGCAGATCGCCGGATCGCCACTCGCCAGGCCAATCTCCGCTACCGCTTCCAGGGCTGGGAACTGGACCTGAAGCGCCGCCACCTGATCGCCCCGGACGGAGAAACGATGCGGCTGACACGGGGGGAGTTCAATCTCCTCCACGTCTTTCTGCGGACGCCGCAGCAGATCCTCAGCCGGGACCAGCTTTTGGCCGGCAGCCGCGGCAATGACCAGGATATCTATGACCGCAGCATCGATGTTGTCATCCTGAGGCTACGGAGGAAGTTGGAGAAGGACCCATCTCAACCCTCGCTGATCCGCACGGAACGTGGCCTGGGATATGTCTTTACCGCGACTGTGGATGTGCTGCGGGAAGGTTACCCCCGCGAGCCCGCCGCCAGCGGACGCAAAGCGCTGCTCTGA
- a CDS encoding aldo/keto reductase — translation MEYRHLGRTGLSVSPLCLGTMMFGGQTDEATAARIIDRAREQGVNFIDTADVYNAGLSEEITGRAIRAQRGHWVVATKLANPVGAGPNDRGLSRRHCQMAAEASLRRLGLDAIDILYLHKEDHGTPLAETVHAVADLIRAGKIRYFGVSNYRAWRVTEICRLCDEAGIDRPVVSQPYYNALNRMPEVEHLPACGYLGLGVVPYSPLARGVLTGKYVVDAPPPADTRAGRADRRMLETEWRPESLTIAQKLRAHAEGRGITAGQFAVSWVLNNRLVTACISGPRTEAQWEDYVGALSYHFTAEDEALVDGLVPAGHPSTPGYNDPAYPLEGRLPHSD, via the coding sequence ATGGAATATCGTCATCTCGGCCGCACCGGCCTGTCCGTTTCGCCCCTCTGCCTGGGCACCATGATGTTCGGCGGCCAGACCGATGAGGCGACAGCGGCCCGCATCATCGACCGGGCGCGGGAACAGGGCGTCAACTTCATCGACACCGCCGACGTCTACAATGCCGGCCTGTCCGAGGAGATCACGGGACGCGCCATCCGCGCGCAGCGCGGCCACTGGGTGGTGGCGACGAAGCTGGCCAATCCGGTGGGAGCAGGGCCGAATGACCGCGGCCTCTCGCGCCGGCACTGCCAGATGGCGGCCGAAGCCAGCCTGCGCCGCCTGGGCCTGGACGCCATCGACATCCTGTATCTGCACAAGGAAGACCATGGCACGCCGCTGGCGGAGACCGTGCATGCCGTGGCGGACCTGATCCGTGCGGGCAAGATCCGCTACTTCGGCGTCTCCAACTACCGTGCCTGGCGGGTGACGGAGATCTGCCGCCTCTGCGACGAAGCCGGGATCGACCGGCCGGTGGTCAGCCAGCCCTACTACAACGCCCTCAACCGCATGCCGGAGGTCGAGCACCTGCCGGCCTGTGGTTATCTCGGCCTGGGCGTCGTGCCCTATAGCCCGCTGGCGCGCGGGGTACTGACGGGCAAATACGTCGTCGACGCCCCACCACCCGCCGATACGCGTGCGGGCCGCGCCGACAGGAGGATGCTGGAAACCGAGTGGCGCCCGGAAAGCCTGACCATCGCGCAGAAACTGCGCGCGCATGCTGAGGGACGAGGCATTACAGCCGGGCAGTTTGCGGTTTCCTGGGTGCTGAACAACAGGTTGGTGACGGCCTGCATCAGCGGCCCGCGTACCGAGGCGCAGTGGGAGGACTACGTTGGCGCCCTGTCCTATCACTTCACGGCCGAGGACGAGGCATTGGTCGACGGCCTGGTGCCGGCAGGACATCCCTCCACACCCGGCTACAACGATCCCGCCTATCCTCTGGAAGGCCGGCTCCCGCACAGCGATTGA
- a CDS encoding DUF1028 domain-containing protein produces MTWSILVRDPATGALGAAVASRFFAVGGLCIHVEGGVAALATQALVNPMYAVKAMPRLRAGEAPQEVLDALMEGDPGRSQRQFHVIDARGRIAQHSGPDCITWAGHVRGVDVSVAGNMLAGPAVVQATLDGFLGASGSLAERLLTAMEAGEAAGGDKRGRQGAGLKICTADPYPDLDIRADDHPDPLGELRRLYRVSLERYAVFRRHLAGSTDPWGETDRAVIEAAIARDGRPLSSSSTA; encoded by the coding sequence ATGACCTGGTCGATTCTTGTGAGGGACCCTGCCACCGGCGCGCTTGGCGCGGCCGTGGCTTCCCGTTTCTTCGCCGTGGGCGGATTGTGCATCCATGTCGAGGGCGGCGTCGCTGCCCTGGCGACCCAGGCACTGGTCAACCCCATGTATGCCGTGAAGGCCATGCCCCGGCTGCGCGCCGGCGAGGCACCGCAGGAGGTGCTCGACGCGCTGATGGAAGGCGACCCGGGCAGGAGCCAGCGGCAGTTCCATGTCATCGACGCGCGGGGACGGATCGCCCAGCACAGCGGGCCGGATTGCATCACCTGGGCCGGGCATGTACGGGGCGTCGATGTCTCGGTGGCCGGCAACATGCTGGCCGGCCCCGCCGTGGTGCAGGCCACGCTGGATGGTTTCCTCGGCGCCAGCGGGAGCCTGGCCGAGCGGCTGCTGACGGCCATGGAAGCTGGCGAGGCCGCGGGTGGCGACAAGCGGGGCCGGCAGGGCGCCGGGCTGAAGATCTGCACCGCCGACCCCTACCCCGATCTCGATATCCGCGCCGACGACCATCCCGACCCTCTGGGTGAGCTGCGCCGCCTCTACCGCGTCAGCCTGGAGCGTTATGCCGTGTTCCGCCGCCATCTGGCCGGCAGCACCGATCCCTGGGGCGAGACGGACCGCGCGGTGATCGAGGCCGCCATCGCGCGTGACGGCCGGCCGCTGTCATCCTCCTCTACCGCCTGA